The genomic region TGATGGCGATCGGCACCTTCGCGATCGGGATCCTCCCCTCGTACGCGGCGATCGGATTCTGGTCCCCGGTCCTGCTGATCTTCTTCCGCCTGGTGCAGGGGTTCTCCACCGGCGGCGAGTACGGCGGCGCCTCCACCTTCATCGCGGAGTACGCACCCGACAAGCGCCGCGGCTACTTCGGCAGCTTCCTGGAGTTCGGCACGCTGGCCGGGTACGTCGGCGCGGCGGGTCTGGTCACGCTGATGACCGCGCTCCTCGGCCACGACGGGATGAACAGCTGGGGCTGGCGCATCCCGTTCCTGGTCGCGGGCCCGCTGGGCCTGGTCGGTCTCTATCTGCGGCTGCGGCTGGACGAGACCCCGGCCTTCCAGCGACTGGAGGGCGAGAGCGTCCACGCGGGCGAGGCGGCCGACGGGGTGGAGACCTCCGCGAAGGGCGACCTCCGCAAGATCTTCCGCGACTACTGGCCGTCGCTGATCCTGTGCATCGCGCTGGTCGGCGCGTACAACATCACGGACTACATGCTGCTGTCGTACATGCCGACGTACCTCACGGACGAACTGCACTACGGCGAGACGCACGGCCTGCTGATCCTGCTGGGTGTCATGGTCTGCCTGATGCTGATCATCAACCAGGTCGGCAAGCTCAGTGACCGCTTCGGCCGGAAGCCCCTGCTCATGACCGGCATGCTCGGCTTCTTCTTCCTGTCGCTCCCGGCATTCCTGCTGATCCGCCAGGGCTCCGTCCCGGCGATCGTGGCGGGCATGCTGATGCTCGGCCTCTCGCTGGTCTGCCTGCTGGGGACGATGTCGGCGGCGCTGCCCGCCCTGTTCCCGACCCAGGTGCGGTACGGCTCGCTGTCGGTCGGCTACAACCTCTCCGCGTCCCTGTTCGGCGGTACGACCCCTCTGGTGATCACCGCCCTGATCAGCCTGACCGGATCCAAGCTGGTGCCCGCCTACTACGCGATGGTGGCGGCCCTGGTGGGGGTGGTCGCGGTGCTGTGCATGAAGGAGACCGCCCAGCAGCCACTGGAGGGCTCCCCGCCGTCGGTGGAGACGAAGGAGGAGGCGGCGGAGATCGTGGAGTCCCAGACACCGGATCCGCGCTTCTGAACCCGGCCCCACCCGCGACTCCCCTCCCGGCCCCCTCCCGCACCGGCCCGTACCGCCACCGCCACCCGGTACGGGCCGCTCCGCTTTCCGGACGTGACGGTCCGGTCAGCGGATCGTTACTCCGTACGAGGTCGCGAACGCGCGACCGGGACGGAGCGAGCCCACCATGACCGACCCGTACGAGCGGGAGACACTCACCCGGGCGGTGGCCGAGTCCAGGAACTGGGCCGACGTCATGCGGCGCCTCGGCCTCAAGAAGAGCGGCGGTCGGCACCGTGTGCTCAGAAAGCGGGTCGCCGCACTCGGCATCGACACCAGCCACTTCCAGCAGCGCAGCCCCTTCCGCACGTACACGGACGAGGCGATAGCCGCAGCCGTCGGCACGTCCTCGACACTCCGCGAAGTCGTGACCGCGCTCGGCGCCCCGCCCGCGACCGGCACGCTGTCGCACATCAGACGGCGGATCGCGGCGGCCGGCATCGACGTGAGCCACTTTCCCGGGCTCAACCGTCCGGAAGGGCCCCGGCTCCTGTTCACCGTCGAGGAACTGCGAAACGCCGCCGCCTCGGCCGACAGTGTGCGCGGAGCAGCGCGGCTGCTCGGGCTGGCCGACGGCGACAGCCGGTCGCGCGCAGCGCTGGGAGCGATGCTCAGGGAGCACGGGATCGACACCTCCCATTTCCGGAACGCACGTCCGGCGATCAGCGAGGGCGCCCTGCGGGCAGCGGTACCCGGTGCCACCAGTTACGCGGACGTCATGCGCGCGCTCGGCCTCGCGGTGAACGACACCAACCATCGCCGCGTTCGCCGCACCGTGCTCCAACTGCAGCTCGACACCGGCCACTTCACGCGCCGCCCCTGGGGGTCGACGCGCGTGCCGGAACGGCGGCCGATCGCGCCGCGGACCCTGGTCGTCATGCCGCGGGGGTCGGCACGCGCGAAGCGGCCCCAGCTGCACCGCGCCCTCCAGGAAGTGGGTGTCCCCTACCGGTGCGAGCGCTGTGCCAACCCCGGCTCATGGCTGGGCCGGCCGATCACGCTCCAGATCGACCACATCAACGGCGACTGGCTCGACAACCGCCGGGAGAATCTCCGGTACCTGTGCCCGAACTGCCATGCGCTGACCGACACCTGGTGCCGGAACCGCAGGAAGCAACAGCTCGACGCATAGTCGTGGGGGAGTGCGGGTGTGGGCGCGACTTACCCCGTACGACTGTCGGCCGAGTACCATGAACGACAGCCTGCGGCCTTGGCGCAGTTGGTTGACGCGATCGGTTTAGGTCCGGTTTGTCCGTTTGGACTAGGTGGGTTCGAATCCCACAGGCCGCACATGGCTGGAGGGGCACCCCGCGACCGGGGTGCCCCTCCAGCGTTCCCTGCTCAGCCCAACAGCTCCCGCACCACCGGCACCAACGCCCGGAACGCCTCCCCCCGGTGGCTGATCGCGTTCTTCTCCCCCGCGGTCAGTTCCGCGCAGGTTCGCGTCTCGCCGGCCGGCTGGAGGATCGGGTCGTAGCCGAAGCCGCCCGATCCGGCCGGGACGTGGCGGAGGGTGCCGAGCAGGCGGCCCTCGACCACCCGTTCCGTACCGTCCGGGAGGGCCAGCGCCGCCGCGCACGCGAAGTGGGCGCCGCGGTTCGGGGCTTCGATGTCCGACAGCTGAGCCAGCAGCAGACGGAGGTTCGCCGCGTCGTCGCCGTGGGTGCCGGCCCAGCGGGCCGAGAAGATGCCGGGGGCGCCGTTCAGTACGTCGACGCAGAGGCCCGAGTCGTCGGCGACCGCCGGGAGGCCGGTGGCCCGCGCCATGGCGTGGGCCTTCAGCAGGGCGTTCTCGGCGAAGGTGATCCCCGTTTCCTTGACGTCCGGGACTTCGGGGTACGCATCGGTGCCGACCAGTTCGTGGGGCAGGCCCGCGTCGGTGAGGATCGCTTCGAGCTCGGTGATTTTCCCGGCGTTGCGGGTGGCGAGGATCAGACGGGTCATGGGTCCAGTATCGGGCCCGCCGGGATCAGCCGGGTGCCTCGGCAGGCGCCGGGCGCCCGCCGGTGTTGCGTGTGATGCGGACGGGCGCACGGTTCGACCCGTGCGCCCGTGCCGTACGGACGCACGGGGCGCCGCGGTGGGTTGCTTCGCCTCGTCGCCCGCCGAGAGCTTCGGCTCCGCCTGCCGGGAGTTCCGGTCCTGGCTGCCGAGAGCCGCGGCGCGAAGCCCCGGTTCGGCCGCCGGGGCCTCGGTTCTACTTGCCGAGCGCTTCGACCTGGAGCGCCGTGAGGTCCGCGCAGCCGGCGGTGGCCAGGTCGAG from Streptomyces sp. NBC_01267 harbors:
- the proP gene encoding glycine betaine/L-proline transporter ProP, whose product is MADHGRETAADPEAVKRHRDLYRIINRRKHPRLRRTDITVTDEAAIKRAVKAASLGNAMEWFDFGIYSYLAATIGHVFFPSGSSTVQLLSSFATFAVAFLIRPVGGMVFGPMGDKIGRKKVLAMTMIMMAIGTFAIGILPSYAAIGFWSPVLLIFFRLVQGFSTGGEYGGASTFIAEYAPDKRRGYFGSFLEFGTLAGYVGAAGLVTLMTALLGHDGMNSWGWRIPFLVAGPLGLVGLYLRLRLDETPAFQRLEGESVHAGEAADGVETSAKGDLRKIFRDYWPSLILCIALVGAYNITDYMLLSYMPTYLTDELHYGETHGLLILLGVMVCLMLIINQVGKLSDRFGRKPLLMTGMLGFFFLSLPAFLLIRQGSVPAIVAGMLMLGLSLVCLLGTMSAALPALFPTQVRYGSLSVGYNLSASLFGGTTPLVITALISLTGSKLVPAYYAMVAALVGVVAVLCMKETAQQPLEGSPPSVETKEEAAEIVESQTPDPRF
- a CDS encoding HNH endonuclease signature motif containing protein; the encoded protein is MTDPYERETLTRAVAESRNWADVMRRLGLKKSGGRHRVLRKRVAALGIDTSHFQQRSPFRTYTDEAIAAAVGTSSTLREVVTALGAPPATGTLSHIRRRIAAAGIDVSHFPGLNRPEGPRLLFTVEELRNAAASADSVRGAARLLGLADGDSRSRAALGAMLREHGIDTSHFRNARPAISEGALRAAVPGATSYADVMRALGLAVNDTNHRRVRRTVLQLQLDTGHFTRRPWGSTRVPERRPIAPRTLVVMPRGSARAKRPQLHRALQEVGVPYRCERCANPGSWLGRPITLQIDHINGDWLDNRRENLRYLCPNCHALTDTWCRNRRKQQLDA
- the rdgB gene encoding RdgB/HAM1 family non-canonical purine NTP pyrophosphatase, which gives rise to MTRLILATRNAGKITELEAILTDAGLPHELVGTDAYPEVPDVKETGITFAENALLKAHAMARATGLPAVADDSGLCVDVLNGAPGIFSARWAGTHGDDAANLRLLLAQLSDIEAPNRGAHFACAAALALPDGTERVVEGRLLGTLRHVPAGSGGFGYDPILQPAGETRTCAELTAGEKNAISHRGEAFRALVPVVRELLG